A portion of the Anthonomus grandis grandis chromosome 7, icAntGran1.3, whole genome shotgun sequence genome contains these proteins:
- the LOC126738616 gene encoding uncharacterized protein LOC126738616 isoform X1, with amino-acid sequence MDTILQTINSASLADCVRRYERLMVKKTCKNTSIYFNNQCLKWKLTPKYIHIKLNQQRLSNRNSRLLNTLRGNFIREEIRKSYIIINNIDIQLKCIYDRLRTGLSFQELNNILGNISCKMQHLKNTKIVSLQRKLSKLKQEKQIAFNRPSIEQFDVIHKFHKPCLNFSNTTFNNKELALLSRGLKYRPVIHNKKEALQNLEMLTVETETVLQNIEADNINQIRAQCSNILRTELKSIKNAPNKTEGDFNSTLIKSIKNKLQNSNLTLTKADKGNCVVILNKNDYDTKVTQFIQENNFRKQSARLPSFIKKVNDTLKFCTNLINPQLRYFLSANNTNVPKLYGLLKVHKSDIPASMPIRPVVAYTNSPTYKLAKWLNNHLITTIDCHFPYTIKNNIQLVDKIKDIIIPENAFFISLDVTNLFTNIPIFEVVDIIKNKLFNSTLTNIETQEIINILEICLKQNFFNFDNETYIQEDGLAMGSPLSPLLADTFMNHFESNNILNNNPYLSNILYYYRYVDDCILLWNGNKQHLSDFLSFINNIHPKIKFTLEVEINKTITFLDLLIKNVNNKHDFEIYRKPSHTGTIIHNESFHPFSHKAAALNSYVNRALQIPQTTESRDRELNIIKQIAQTHNFSPNLVDKIKNKFLLRNAFQNVYIPHQTILSNQPVNKFISLTYNGAVSYKIQRVLTSLNVKVAFKSSNSLGNLLINNKDKTDPLSCKGIYKLYCECGYFYVGRTKRSFKARFSEHDRCIRQNNPESLFAKHIMETGHPSNLLDNYKILHRVQDNINLNNLELLEIKRSLKKEYDKSLNIQINIPETNLINILFE; translated from the coding sequence ATGGACACCATTCTCCAAACTATTAATTCTGCGAGTCTGGCAGATTGTGTTCGACGTTACGAGAGGCTAATGGTAAAAAAGACATGTAAGAATACAAGTATATACTTCAACAACCAGTGCCTGAAGTGGAAACTTACCCCCAAGTATATACATATCAAGCTCAACCAACAAAGGTTATCTAACAGGAACAGCCGCTTATTAAATACACTGAGAGGTAATTTTATAAGAGAAGAGATTAGAAAAAGTtatattatcattaataatataGACATTCAACTTAAATGTATTTATGATAGACTAAGAACAGGGCTATCTTTTCAAGaactcaataatattttaggaaatatttcttgtaaaatGCAACacttaaaaaacacaaaaattgtATCTTTACAAAGAAAACTTAGTAAactaaaacaagaaaaacagATTGCTTTCAACAGACCTTCGATAGAACAATTTGATGTTATACATAAATTTCATAAACCTTGTCTTAACTTTTCTAatacaacttttaataataaagaattagCACTTTTATCTAGGGGTTTGAAATACAGACCGGTCAtccataataaaaaagaagccttacaaaatttagaaatgttaacAGTGGAAACTGAAACGGTTCTACAGAATATAGAAGCagataatataaatcaaattaGAGCCCAGTGTAGTAACATTTTAAGAACTGAGTTAAAGTCAATTAAAAATGCACCTAATAAAACTGAAGGTGATTTCAATTCTACActaattaaatctataaaaaataaattacaaaattcaaacttaaCCCTGACAAAAGCTGACAAAGGAAACTGTGTtgttatcttaaataaaaatgactatGACACTAAAGTGACTCAATTTatccaagaaaataattttcgaaaacaGAGTGCAAGATTACCatcatttatcaaaaaagtgaATGACAccttaaaattttgtacaaatttaatcaatcctcaattaagatattttctttcaGCTAACAACACAAATGTTCCTAAACTTTATGGCCTTCTTAAAGTTCATAAATCAGATATACCTGCTTCAATGCCCATAAGACCGGTGGTAGCATACACTAACTCTCCAACATATAAATTAGCTAAATGGCTTAATAATCACTTAATTACTACTATAGATTGTCACTTTCCCtacactataaaaaataatattcaacttGTGGACAAAATCAAAGATATCATTATCCCTGAAAATGCCTTTTTTATCTCTCTAGATGTAACAAATCTCTTTACTAACATTCCTATATTCGAGGTAgtggatattattaaaaacaaattatttaattctacatTGACCAATATCGAAAcacaagaaataataaatatcctagaaatttgcttaaaacaaaatttctttaattttgataatgaaaCCTATATACAAGAGGATGGCCTAGCCATGGGATCTCCATTATCCCCCCTCTTAGCTGATACATTTATGAATCACTTcgaaagtaataatattttgaataacaaCCCCTACCTATCTAATATACTGTATTATTATAGATATGTAGATGACTGCATTTTATTATGGAATGGCAATAAACAACATCTTAGTGATTTTCTATCATTCATTAATAACattcatccaaaaataaaatttacattagaaGTGGAAATCAATAAAACCATAACCTTTTTagacttacttattaaaaacgtaaataataaacatgattttgagaTATATAGAAAACCTAGCCACACTGGAACAATCATACACAATGAGTCATTCCATCCTTTTTCACATAAAGCAGCAGCTTTAAATAGTTATGTAAATAGAGCACTACAGATTCCTCAAACAACTGAAAGCAGGGATAGAGAGTTgaatattatcaaacaaattgcccaaactcataatttttctcccaatttagtagacaaaataaaaaataaatttctattacgTAATGCGTTCCAAAATGTCTACATACCACATCAAACAATATTAAGTAATCAGCCAGTAAATAAGTTCATTTCACTTACATACAATGGAGCAGTTTCTTATAAAATCCAACGAGTTCtaacttctttaaatgttaagGTTGCCTTTAAATCGAGCAATTCATTAGGTAActtattgattaataataaagacaaaacGGATCCGTTATCTTGTAAAGGAatttataagctttattgtgAGTGTGGTTATTTTTATGTAGGTAGAACGAAGCGTAGTTTTAAAGCTCGGTTTAGCGAACATGACCGAtgcattagacaaaacaatccTGAGTCTTTATTTGCTAAGCATATTATGGAGACCGGTCACCCATCGAATCTACTAGATAATTACAAGATCTTACATAGAGTTCAGGAcaacataaatctaaataatcttgaattACTCGAGATTAAAAGATCTCTCAAAAAAGAATATGATAAATCTCTTAATATTCAGATTAACATTcctgaaactaatttaattaatattttatttgaataa
- the LOC126738616 gene encoding uncharacterized protein LOC126738616 isoform X2 yields MLTVETETVLQNIEADNINQIRAQCSNILRTELKSIKNAPNKTEGDFNSTLIKSIKNKLQNSNLTLTKADKGNCVVILNKNDYDTKVTQFIQENNFRKQSARLPSFIKKVNDTLKFCTNLINPQLRYFLSANNTNVPKLYGLLKVHKSDIPASMPIRPVVAYTNSPTYKLAKWLNNHLITTIDCHFPYTIKNNIQLVDKIKDIIIPENAFFISLDVTNLFTNIPIFEVVDIIKNKLFNSTLTNIETQEIINILEICLKQNFFNFDNETYIQEDGLAMGSPLSPLLADTFMNHFESNNILNNNPYLSNILYYYRYVDDCILLWNGNKQHLSDFLSFINNIHPKIKFTLEVEINKTITFLDLLIKNVNNKHDFEIYRKPSHTGTIIHNESFHPFSHKAAALNSYVNRALQIPQTTESRDRELNIIKQIAQTHNFSPNLVDKIKNKFLLRNAFQNVYIPHQTILSNQPVNKFISLTYNGAVSYKIQRVLTSLNVKVAFKSSNSLGNLLINNKDKTDPLSCKGIYKLYCECGYFYVGRTKRSFKARFSEHDRCIRQNNPESLFAKHIMETGHPSNLLDNYKILHRVQDNINLNNLELLEIKRSLKKEYDKSLNIQINIPETNLINILFE; encoded by the coding sequence atgttaacAGTGGAAACTGAAACGGTTCTACAGAATATAGAAGCagataatataaatcaaattaGAGCCCAGTGTAGTAACATTTTAAGAACTGAGTTAAAGTCAATTAAAAATGCACCTAATAAAACTGAAGGTGATTTCAATTCTACActaattaaatctataaaaaataaattacaaaattcaaacttaaCCCTGACAAAAGCTGACAAAGGAAACTGTGTtgttatcttaaataaaaatgactatGACACTAAAGTGACTCAATTTatccaagaaaataattttcgaaaacaGAGTGCAAGATTACCatcatttatcaaaaaagtgaATGACAccttaaaattttgtacaaatttaatcaatcctcaattaagatattttctttcaGCTAACAACACAAATGTTCCTAAACTTTATGGCCTTCTTAAAGTTCATAAATCAGATATACCTGCTTCAATGCCCATAAGACCGGTGGTAGCATACACTAACTCTCCAACATATAAATTAGCTAAATGGCTTAATAATCACTTAATTACTACTATAGATTGTCACTTTCCCtacactataaaaaataatattcaacttGTGGACAAAATCAAAGATATCATTATCCCTGAAAATGCCTTTTTTATCTCTCTAGATGTAACAAATCTCTTTACTAACATTCCTATATTCGAGGTAgtggatattattaaaaacaaattatttaattctacatTGACCAATATCGAAAcacaagaaataataaatatcctagaaatttgcttaaaacaaaatttctttaattttgataatgaaaCCTATATACAAGAGGATGGCCTAGCCATGGGATCTCCATTATCCCCCCTCTTAGCTGATACATTTATGAATCACTTcgaaagtaataatattttgaataacaaCCCCTACCTATCTAATATACTGTATTATTATAGATATGTAGATGACTGCATTTTATTATGGAATGGCAATAAACAACATCTTAGTGATTTTCTATCATTCATTAATAACattcatccaaaaataaaatttacattagaaGTGGAAATCAATAAAACCATAACCTTTTTagacttacttattaaaaacgtaaataataaacatgattttgagaTATATAGAAAACCTAGCCACACTGGAACAATCATACACAATGAGTCATTCCATCCTTTTTCACATAAAGCAGCAGCTTTAAATAGTTATGTAAATAGAGCACTACAGATTCCTCAAACAACTGAAAGCAGGGATAGAGAGTTgaatattatcaaacaaattgcccaaactcataatttttctcccaatttagtagacaaaataaaaaataaatttctattacgTAATGCGTTCCAAAATGTCTACATACCACATCAAACAATATTAAGTAATCAGCCAGTAAATAAGTTCATTTCACTTACATACAATGGAGCAGTTTCTTATAAAATCCAACGAGTTCtaacttctttaaatgttaagGTTGCCTTTAAATCGAGCAATTCATTAGGTAActtattgattaataataaagacaaaacGGATCCGTTATCTTGTAAAGGAatttataagctttattgtgAGTGTGGTTATTTTTATGTAGGTAGAACGAAGCGTAGTTTTAAAGCTCGGTTTAGCGAACATGACCGAtgcattagacaaaacaatccTGAGTCTTTATTTGCTAAGCATATTATGGAGACCGGTCACCCATCGAATCTACTAGATAATTACAAGATCTTACATAGAGTTCAGGAcaacataaatctaaataatcttgaattACTCGAGATTAAAAGATCTCTCAAAAAAGAATATGATAAATCTCTTAATATTCAGATTAACATTcctgaaactaatttaattaatattttatttgaataa
- the LOC126738588 gene encoding probable serine/threonine-protein kinase fhkB — MIFSLRFKWLLLSCLMLNYSNSTGIIIKSGIAKNQGQNQKENVHDVKFHKGIANFVGEEGFNVDDERNSVVAQDNGRYGEQTANKKAHLDANNFQNENFHNNGGDHRGNLDSKVSHHKGHHKSGFENHYHKDESGSNSSYFDDGDDQGDTHEQKKYKESFGDAAQNQHGGGKYDSADYENEQARRGLYDNSGKYEKDYGNKRKYNRNDYYDGKEDLDRRNLGNTYEGGSQYAEERYAQRPRPIYHSQPLPYHRRPNHHITIYEDPRYVHSDPRFRRSEDYVDDYVELEVRRDAFRRPYNEDYYF, encoded by the exons ATGATTTTTTCACTGCGGTTCAAGTGGTTGTTATTATCGTGTTTAATGCTGAATTACTCGAATTCGACCGGGATTATTATAAAATCCGGAATCGCGAAAAATCAGGGCCAAAATCAGAAGGAGAACGTGCATGATGTGAAATTTCATAAGGGTATTGCAAATTTTGTAGGCGAAGAAGGATTCAATGTTGACGATGAAAGAAATTCTGTGGTAGCACAAGATAATGGAAG atatgGAGAACAAACAGCGAACAAAAAAGCCCATTTAGATGCAAACAACttccaaaatgaaaatttccacAACAATGGCGGCGATCATAGAGGAAATTTGGATAGCAAAGTAAGCCACCATAAAGGACATCACAAGTCAGGTTTTGAAAACCATTACCACAAAGACGAAAGTGGTAGTAATTCTAGTTATTTTGATGATGGAGATGACCAGGGGGATACTCATGAGCAAAAAAAGTATAAAg AATCCTTTGGTGATGCAGCTCAAAATCAACATGGCGGAGGAAAATATGATAGTGCTGATTATGAGAATGAACAAGCACGAAGAGGCTTATATGATAActctggaaaatatgaaaaagattatggcaataaaagaaaatataatagaaatgaTTATTATGATGGAAAAGAGGATCTAGATAGGCGAAATTTAGGAAACACCTATGAAGGTGGTTCACAATATGCCGAAGAAAGGTATGCGCAAAG accACGTCCAATTTATCACTCGCAACCCCTTCCTTACCACCGACGACCAAACCACCACATCACAATTTATGAAGATCCAAGATATGTGCATTCGGATCCACGATTTAGGCGATCAGAAGATTATGTGGACGATTATGTAGAGCTTGAAGTTAGAAGAGATGCGTTTAGACGACCATATAAtgaagattattatttttag